In Deltaproteobacteria bacterium, one genomic interval encodes:
- the lnt gene encoding apolipoprotein N-acyltransferase, with the protein MASAVLYALYSSAAWPWLALGWVGLVPFLRVLDGVRSLRAAFAAGLAMAVAFELAVFGWFAWAIADYAEASPLVPLVVLTAASPLLQPQFVTVALARTWLRRARPNAVAAVALMSAATFVATESVTPKLFGDTLGYPLYGSLWWRQAADLSGVPGLTFAMVAVNELAWAALRARAAGARLASRAVAAPAACAAGVVALLSVYGAWRVAALDAHAVDPGVTIGLVQANLGHYDRMAATIGKYETVRTILDTHVALSAPLLARGDLDVLVWPETVYPTTFGKPKSEDGAAFDREIVDFAARAGVPLVFGAYDTDGVAEFNAAFFLAPAVEGASGGRGGVGRENAAIPPAVAGIYRKATLFPLTERVPAFLDSRWLRSRLPWLGTWSAGAGARVVSVPIRGGASLGVAPLICYDVLDPALARAAVADGADVILTLSNDSWFAFGAGPELHLQGAAFRSIETRRSQVRATNTGISAVIDATGRLVARTGVGERTTLVGTVRPERTATTLVVRYGEWIAPGAWVLVAAIAGSALRDREFRAIGS; encoded by the coding sequence GTGGCGTCGGCCGTCCTCTACGCGCTCTACTCGAGCGCGGCGTGGCCCTGGCTCGCGCTCGGGTGGGTCGGGCTCGTGCCCTTCCTCCGTGTGCTCGACGGCGTACGCTCGCTCCGCGCCGCGTTCGCGGCGGGCCTCGCCATGGCGGTCGCCTTCGAGCTCGCCGTCTTCGGGTGGTTCGCGTGGGCGATCGCCGACTACGCCGAGGCGTCGCCGCTCGTGCCGCTCGTGGTGTTGACGGCGGCATCGCCGCTCCTCCAACCGCAGTTCGTGACCGTCGCGCTCGCGCGGACGTGGCTCCGACGAGCCCGTCCGAACGCCGTCGCCGCCGTCGCGCTCATGTCGGCCGCGACCTTCGTCGCGACCGAGTCGGTGACGCCGAAGCTCTTCGGCGACACGCTCGGCTACCCGCTCTACGGCTCGCTCTGGTGGCGCCAGGCGGCCGACCTGAGCGGCGTTCCCGGGCTCACCTTTGCGATGGTCGCGGTGAACGAGCTCGCGTGGGCGGCACTTCGCGCGCGCGCGGCCGGCGCGCGTCTCGCGAGCCGCGCGGTCGCGGCGCCGGCGGCCTGCGCGGCCGGCGTCGTCGCGCTGCTCTCCGTGTACGGAGCCTGGCGCGTCGCCGCGCTCGACGCGCACGCGGTGGACCCCGGAGTCACGATCGGGCTCGTGCAGGCGAACCTCGGCCACTACGACCGCATGGCGGCGACGATTGGAAAGTACGAGACGGTGCGAACGATCCTCGACACCCACGTCGCGCTCTCGGCGCCACTCCTCGCGCGCGGCGATCTCGACGTCCTCGTCTGGCCCGAGACGGTCTACCCGACGACCTTCGGGAAGCCGAAGAGCGAGGACGGCGCCGCTTTCGATCGCGAGATCGTCGACTTCGCAGCGCGCGCCGGCGTCCCGCTCGTCTTCGGCGCGTACGACACGGACGGCGTGGCCGAGTTCAACGCCGCGTTCTTCCTCGCGCCGGCCGTGGAGGGCGCGAGCGGCGGACGGGGCGGGGTCGGTCGTGAGAACGCCGCCATCCCGCCCGCCGTCGCGGGCATCTATCGAAAGGCCACGCTGTTCCCGCTGACCGAGCGCGTGCCGGCGTTCCTCGACTCGAGATGGCTGCGGAGCCGGCTGCCGTGGCTCGGCACGTGGTCGGCGGGGGCGGGGGCGCGCGTCGTCTCCGTGCCGATCCGCGGCGGGGCGTCGCTCGGGGTGGCGCCCCTCATCTGTTACGACGTACTCGACCCGGCGCTCGCGCGCGCCGCCGTCGCCGACGGGGCCGACGTGATCCTCACGCTCTCGAACGACTCCTGGTTCGCCTTCGGCGCCGGACCGGAGCTGCACCTCCAGGGGGCCGCGTTCCGCAGCATCGAGACCCGCCGCTCGCAGGTGCGCGCCACCAACACCGGCATCTCGGCCGTGATCGACGCGACCGGACGCCTCGTCGCGCGCACCGGGGTCGGCGAGCGGACCACCCTCGTCGGCACCGT